From the Montipora capricornis isolate CH-2021 chromosome 2, ASM3666992v2, whole genome shotgun sequence genome, one window contains:
- the LOC138027557 gene encoding bile salt hydrolase/transferase-like, with the protein MVVRTLVAIQLLFHAYLVTDACTEIRLTAEDNSVIVGRTMEYGYELYSKLVVEPKGQTHSAAVAEGCPPNQTPMSWTNKYEIAYLDAWNTFLPADAMNTAGLSVGPLLFPNFAQYEDVPSEQCGQALSQSDFPLWLLGNFATVQQIRESISSKSFPLVFGIEFNGQVYELHFSVIDKTGDGIIFEFTAEGRQIYDNTFGVLTNSPPYNYQLMNIRNYIELSKYNREPLVLGPDSFPATGQGSGLLGLPGDLTPPSRFVRVAALKEFATPPANSTEAVNLAFHILNSVDIPLGVVTNRTNGHSEYTLWAVAKDLTNNAFYYRTYNDMSIRVAYLNSVQQGKMVSIPADRPISAGFQDITAQLAPVPPKGSIPQDEL; encoded by the exons GTTGTGAGAACCCTTGTTGCGATTCAGCTGCTGTTCCACGCCTATCTCGTAACGGACGCCTGCACCGAGATCCGACTTACGGCCGAAGACAATTCGGTCATCGTCGGCCGAACAATGGAGTACGGGTACGAGCTGTATTCAAAATTGGTGGTGGAGCCCAAAGGCCAAACGCACAGTGCAGCTGTGGCAGAGGGCTGTCCTCCAAATCAAACTCCTATGAGCTGGACAAACAAGTACGAAATCGCGTATCTTGACGCTTGGAACACCTTTTTGCCTGCTGATGCGATGAATACTGCTGGGCTGTCAGTGGGACCCCTGTTGTTCCCCAACTTTGCCCAATATGAG GACGTACCCTCCGAGCAATGTGGACAAGCTCTATCGCAGTCAGATTTTCCTCTATGGCTTCTAGGAAACTTCGCAACAGTTCAGCAAATTCGAGAGAGCATAAGCTCGAAATCGTTTCCACTGGTATTTGGAATAGAGTTTAACGGCCAAGTGTATGAATTACACTTTTCGGTGATAGACAAAACTGGCGACGGTATTATATTCGAGTTCACTGCAGAAGGAAGGCAAATCTACGACAACACTTTTGGTGTACTGACCAACTCTCCTCCTTACAACTACCAGCTAATGAACATTCGTAACTACATAGAGCTCTCAAAGTACAATCGCGAGCCATTGGTGTTGGGTCCAGATTCGTTCCCAGCGACTGGCCAAGGAAGTGGGTTGCTCGGACTGCCTGGTGACCTGACCCCGCCCTCAAGGTTTGTACGTGTTGCGGCCTTGAAAGAATTTGCCACCCCACCCGCAAATAGCACAGAAGCGGTTAACTTGGCTTTTCACATCTTGAATTCAGTTGATATCCCACTCGGCGTGGTTACCAACCGTACAAACGGACATTCCGAATATACACTATGGGCAGTGGCGAAGGATCTCACCAACAACGCTTTCTATTACCGTACCTACAATGATATGAGCATCCGTGTGGCCTATCTAAACAGCGTACAGCAAGGAAAAATGGTATCGATTCCGGCCGACAGACCAATTTCGGCCGGGTTTCAGGATATCACAGCTCAATTGGCACCCGTCCCCCCTAAAGGATCAATTCCTCAAGACGAACTGTAA
- the LOC138027566 gene encoding EH domain-binding protein 1-like, whose amino-acid sequence MTTVWKRLQRVGKKASKFQFTAFYQSLSVECVRGGKWLPNKLVVVWMRRKRRKAIKAMSWQPNISNPFRGIIVWPEPEPVDITVTLYKDSKPDSEFEDKEWTFVIEDESQTGRRKPIATGVINMADYVSTESRTFDITLTLKVASKKLVSASLDLNLSCVLIKEGMATDDDMISIGSMMSLNDTADFNLDDDDDMEVAPSPRLRHKRNLSSGNVKFSPAAKLKEQTDSKVTSSLSASPLGGKDKKTHRIRSKSALGENVKAIVSEAQRKQDALKRLSTGSDISSEISDNGQDVSNDKSKMEAELIKWTRSRTKGYRGVKVKNMTTSWRDGLAFCAILHSFHPDRIDFSSLDPSNIKDNCKLAFSAFEKLGIPRLLDPTQMMFSPVPDKLSVMTYVFQIKTHFIKTPVPQPSPFNLRKPVPRSRPAPPPPQASREAPADSSKGNAANSSSDTGNGGDSKEPNGSKEPYNPFLEDTEDVEMDASPEGSSSPATKRSDAGDSKSSEKELISGSSDSSPESKLSMLEETSKELESNVKKEAKPPPKPPRLQQGTDSPVVDTKTKPSGSVDKKEKSVSKALFNPFDAEDNEESSPVPLKTRKPPEGYNPFDEDNSFDSQENNGSSKGRKVGSNPFDEADDNDVVTESTKAADQNVEKKEKQQRKVSYPHSFNPFGDDDDIESKGIEEKEESSSKGYNPFDDDNDNEGEGVSNNATPVKRLPRKSSLQNKEKGNQSPQTGRASPSGGLKQPVKNVKKRQAPPPPAVKSSDDPWTARLPDEVMARRRRPTRPNTPGAAEQPSPHTSPARSGPKRSVPTPPRRPPLIPSFDEWKGDRGVAGDNERPAASQSAENLSNKTNSSEEVDESRKTSSPSPDTSARRSPKVSSGDGPNQADIKLLARQVLMDARKKAGASGALPRERVAEITKTKGPTSNALGAQDKDNKSDNQEALKKKESLRLRREELQRKKKVNEKAQKLVQNAIGKEMGQKLAESSSEQLITEKQTKDVDAETSDTNTEQKTVKNKNLQHRPLKLKDKENESKKRRPSVEKDGNTSPDKPGFQESEELQRIRQILNQGKKSKKPSDSENIEQQNGKINPQKSDSSKERNIFDSKSSTKNATVNGFSKSTTPSAPLRSNTHAPNAGLHAYIESRKINFEVFEVPADQSQSDGQEVAENDTNSCVENRVDGTSEPNSDQTSSDPEETQTREFQDTSEYVRQELRSLEEQQEALDKVGEKLEMELRRAMECRGCEEEQEKLMQDWFLLVNKKNELVRRQAELNLLKNEEDLEKSHDMLQRELRALLEMEDSQKTNEQREREAELMEQLLSVVNKRDQLVQFEDSQLQQAEKDALHVQKVIANARIPRDRSDCVLQ is encoded by the exons GTTACCAAACAAACTAGTTGTGGTGTGGATGCGACGGAAGAGAAGGAAAGCTATCAAG GCAATGTCGTGGCAGCCCAATATCAGCAATCCATTCAGGGGTATCATTGTTTGGCCGGAACCAGAACCTGTTGACATTACGGTCACCCTCTATAAG GACTCAAAACCAGACAGTGAGTTTGAAGACAAGGAGTGGACGTTTGTTATTGAAGAT GAATCCCAGACTGGACGAAGAAAGCCCATTGCCACTGGGGTAATCAATATGGCAGATTACGTCAGCACAGAGAGTCGAACATTCGATATCACACTCACCTTGAAGGTGGCTAGTAAAAAACTGGTTTCGGCTTCACTTGACTTAAATTTGTCATGTGTGCTGATCAAAGAGGGCATGGCAAC TGATGATGACATGATCAGTATTGGTAGCATGATGAGTTTGAATGATACAGCAGATTTCAAtttggatgatgatgatgatatggaAGTGGCACCATCACCAAGGTTACGGCACAAAAGAAACTTGTCATCTGGCAACGTAAAATTCTCTCCAG CTGCAAAATTAAAGGAGCAAACTGACTCTAAAGTTACCAGTTCACTTTCCGCATCTCCCCTTGGTGGTAAAGACAAGAAAACACACAGAATAAGGTCAAAGTCTGCATTGGGAGAAAATGTCAAGGCTATTGTGAGTGaagcacaaagaaaacaagatgCTCTTAAGAG GTTAAGCACTGGTTCTGATATTTCATCAGAAATCTCGGACAATGGCCAG GATGTTTCAAATGACAAGAGCAAAATGGAAGCTGAACTCATCA AGTGGACACGATCACGCACTAAAGGTTACCGAGGAGTTAAGGTCAAAAACATGACCACAAGTTGGCGAGATGGGCTGGCATTTTGTGCCATACTGCACAGTTTTCACCCCGATAGAAT TGATTTTTCATCGCTCGATCCAAGCAACATCAAGGACAACTGCAAGTTG GCGTTCTCGGCGTTTGAGAAGCTGGGTATTCCTCGGTTGTTAGATCCAACACAGATGATGTTCTCACCTGTGCCAGATAAGCTGTCGGTCATGACGTACGTCTTCCAGATAAAGACGCACTTTATTAAAACGCCGGTTCCCCagcctagcccctttaatttaaGAAAACCTGTTCCCCGGTCTCGCCCTGCACCACCTCCACCACAGGCTTCAAGGGAGGCCCCAGCAGACTCTAGTAAAGGCAATGCAGCCAACAGTTCATCAGATACTGGTAATGGTGGTGATTCAAAGGAACCGAATGGAAGCAAAGAGCCTTATAATCCATTTCTTGAGGACACTGAGGATGTCGAAATGGACGCTAGCCCTGAAGGGTCATCGTCTCCGGCGACTAAGCGCAGTGATGCTGGTGACAGCAAGAGTAGTGAGAAAGAATTGATTTCAGGGTCCTCAGATTCCAGCCCGGAAAGCAAACTTTCGATGCTGGAAGAGACCAGCAAAGAGCTCGAGTCAAATGTGAAAAAGGAGGCAAAACCACCTCCTAAACCACCAAGGTTACAACAGGGAACTGATAGCCCTGTTGTCGACACAAAGACAAAGCCAAGTGGCTCTGTAGATAAGAAAGAAAAGAGTGTATCAAAAGCTCTTTTTAATCCATTCGATGCAGAAGACAATGAAGAGAGCAGCCCTGTTCCTTTGAAAACGAGGAAACCCCCAGAAGGATACAATCCATTTGATGAAGACAATTCTTTTGATTCGCAAGAGAACAATGGAAGTAGCAAGGGAAGGAAAGTAGGTTCCAATCCATTTGATGAAGCGGACGATAACGATGTTGTGACGGAGTCCACGAAGGCTGCCGATCAAAACgtcgagaaaaaggaaaaacagcaaAGGAAAGTTTCTTATCCTCACAGTTTTAATCCATTTGGAGATGATGACGATATCGAGTCTAAGGGTATCGAGGAAAAGGAGGAGTCGTCATCAAAGGGCTATAACCCttttgatgatgataatgacaacGAAGGTGAAGGTGTAAGTAATAATGCGACGCCTGTAAAACGTTTACCAAGGAAATCAAGCTTACAGAATAAAGAAAAAGGGAATCAGAGTCCTCAAACTGGAAGAGCATCGCCATCAGGCGGATTAAAACAACCG GttaaaaatgtcaaaaagaGGCAAGCACCGCCCCCTCCTGCTGTCAAGTCATCGGATGACCCATGGACTGCAAGACTCCCTGATGAAGTTATGGCT aGGCGCCGCCGACCCACAAGACCAAACACGCCTGGTGCGGCTGAACAACCATCACCTCACACATCCCccgcaagaagtggacctaagAGATCCGTCCCAACTCCTCCAAGACGACCACCCCTTATTCCTAGCTTTGACGAGTGGAAAGGTGATAGAGGAGTCGCCGGCGATAATGAGAGGCCAGCGGCAAGTCAGAGCGCCGAGAATTTGTCGAATAAAACAAATTCATCGGAAGAAGTCGACGAATCTCGGAAAACCTCTTCGCCATCACCAGATACTAGCGCTCGCCGATCGCCAAAGGTATCCAGTGGCGACGGACCTAATCAGGCCGATATAAAGTTGCTTGCACGGCAAGTGCTCATGGACGCTCGCAAAAAAGCTGGGGCGAGCGGTGCGTTGCCTAGGGAACGAGTGGCCGAGATAACCAAGACCAAAGGTCCGACTTCAAACGCTCTTGGTGCGCAGGACAAGGATAATAAG AGTGATAACCAAGAGgcattgaaaaagaaagaaagtctGCGGCTACGAAGG GAAGAActtcaaagaaagaagaaggTCAACGAGAAAGCGCAGAAGTTGGTCCAGAATGCCATTGGGAAAGAAATGGGCCAAAAGTTGGCCGAATCTTCTTCGGAGCAGCTAATAaccgaaaaacaaacaaaggacgTTGACGCGGAAACATCAGATACTAACACGGAGCAAAAAACTGTTAAAAACAAGAATTTGCAGCATCGTCCTTTGAAACTCAAAGACAAAGAGAATGAGTCGAAGAAACGAAGACCGTCAGTAGAAAAAGATGGGAATACTTCGCCAGATAAACCGGGTTTTCAAGAAAGCGAGGAATTGCAAAGAATTCGGCAGATTTTGAACCAAGGCAAAAAGAGTAAAAAGCCAAGTGACTCTGAAAACATTGAGcaacaaaatggaaaaattaATCCGCAAAAATCTGACAGttcgaaagaaagaaatatttttgataGTAAATCATCGACTAAAAATGCAACGGTGAATGGATTTTCGAAGAGTACGACACCTTCAGCACCTCTGCGGTCAAATACTCATGCACCCAATGCGGGCCTACATGCGTATATAGAGAGTAGAAAGATAAACTTCGAAGTGTTTGAAGTGCCAGCCGATCAGTCCCAAAGTGATGGCCAAGAAGTTGCAGAGAATG ATACCAATTCCTGCGTTGAAAACAGAGTTGATGGTACGTCTGAG cCGAACTCAGATCAAACATCATCGGATCCTGAAGAAACTCAAACTCGG GAATTCCAAGATACCTCTGAATACGTCCGCCAAGAACTTAGATCATTGGAAGAACAACAAGAGGCATTGGACAAGGTCGGAGAGAAACTCGAAATGGAGCTGCGACGAGCCATGGAATGCAGAG GTTGCGAGGAAGAGCAAGAGAAACTAATGCAGGACTGGTTCCTACTGGTCAACAAGAAGAACGAGCTGGTCAGGCGACAAGCCGAACTCAATTTACT TAAGAATGAAGAGGACTTGGAAAAAAGCCATGATATGCTACAGAGAGAGTTAAGAGCGCTTCTGGAAATGGAAG ATTCGCAGAAGACAAATGAACAGCGGGAACGCGAAGCAGAATTGATGGAACAGTTGTTGTCGGTTGTGAACAAGAGAGATCAGTTGGTGCAGTTTGAAGACTCGCAACTTCAACA agCGGAGAAAGATGCCCTTCATGTACAGAAAGTCATTGCCAACGCGAGAATACCAAGGGACAGGAGTGACTGCGTTCTCCAGTAA